Proteins from a single region of Bdellovibrio bacteriovorus:
- a CDS encoding HAD family hydrolase, with translation MKNASEFNSSLQFLFTDIDDTLTDEGHLKAGAYEALWNLHDHGIHVVPITGRPAGWCEMIARMWPVSGIVGENGGFYFRYHNRKMHRHFFFDEATQKQNRAKLKNLESEILSRVPGCDLASDQFCRLMDLAIDFCEDVPALASSEVKKIVQIFESHGAQAKVSSIHVNGWFGNYDKLTMTLRFLDREFGIDAEKAKQICGFSGDSPNDEPMFRYFPHSFAVANIQNFLDQIKNPPTYVSKNRGGEGFTEIAQAILASKK, from the coding sequence ATGAAAAATGCTTCCGAATTCAACAGCTCACTGCAGTTTTTGTTCACTGATATCGACGACACTTTGACCGATGAAGGTCACTTAAAGGCCGGAGCTTACGAAGCTTTATGGAATTTGCACGACCACGGAATCCACGTCGTCCCGATCACCGGACGTCCCGCGGGTTGGTGTGAAATGATCGCCCGCATGTGGCCCGTTAGCGGTATCGTCGGCGAAAACGGCGGATTTTATTTTCGCTATCATAATAGAAAAATGCATCGCCATTTCTTTTTTGACGAGGCTACTCAAAAACAGAACAGAGCAAAGCTCAAAAACTTAGAGTCTGAAATTTTATCGAGAGTACCCGGCTGCGACCTGGCCAGCGATCAATTCTGTCGCTTGATGGATTTGGCCATCGACTTCTGCGAAGATGTCCCGGCATTGGCCTCTTCGGAGGTCAAAAAAATTGTACAGATTTTTGAATCTCACGGAGCTCAAGCCAAAGTCAGCTCGATTCACGTCAATGGGTGGTTTGGAAACTATGACAAGCTGACAATGACTTTGCGATTTTTAGACCGCGAATTTGGTATTGATGCCGAAAAAGCGAAACAGATTTGCGGCTTCAGCGGAGACTCTCCGAACGATGAGCCGATGTTTCGGTACTTCCCTCATAGCTTTGCCGTGGCCAATATTCAAAACTTTTTGGATCAGATTAAGAATCCACCCACGTATGTTAGTAAAAATCGTGGCGGCGAAGGCTTTACCGAAATTGCGCAAGCGATTTTAGCGTCTAAAAAGTGA
- a CDS encoding TldD/PmbA family protein, with protein MDAIKENFQKIVSEAKKDGVRVELLIAGGENISIGYQKRKLDSFESTQSQVAGFRVIDGANQGYAYTENLSDESLLRAYKEAFNNAKTVESKTKFEIPLTKPGQKIQALDVNSAEDIPMDEKLAVAQKLEEYCLDADKRIQAVPYSGFDQSTSFKRILNSEGLDQEFKQSYYTGYSYALAKDGESSKMDGEGFFARRFKDIDVKEVTQTSVEKAISRLGAVKPETGHFPVVIDRTQFPMVIAMFRAYLSAQEVDEGKSLFEGKLGQKVASDKFTLIDDPFETRGSAVRPFDDEGSPTQKTVLFENGVLKNFLTNIEYSKKMNLPHTSSAARSPASPMGIGATNLVVAKGTKSLEDLLKKYPKVIHMTEFSGGLHAGYKDTTGDISMPAEGFLYENGKKVAAIDQFVMSGNVLDLLRDIEELSNEYNREGSSTICPDVLVKSMSFAGK; from the coding sequence ATGGATGCGATTAAAGAAAACTTCCAAAAAATTGTTTCTGAAGCCAAAAAAGATGGTGTGCGAGTAGAGCTTCTCATTGCCGGTGGAGAAAATATCTCTATTGGCTATCAAAAACGAAAGCTCGATTCTTTTGAATCGACGCAGTCGCAAGTCGCCGGATTTCGCGTCATTGATGGGGCGAACCAAGGTTATGCTTACACCGAAAATCTTTCTGACGAGTCTTTGCTTCGGGCTTATAAAGAAGCTTTTAACAACGCTAAGACGGTGGAGAGTAAAACAAAATTTGAAATCCCTTTGACTAAGCCAGGACAAAAGATTCAAGCCTTGGATGTGAACAGTGCGGAAGACATTCCGATGGATGAAAAATTGGCCGTGGCCCAAAAACTTGAAGAGTATTGTCTTGATGCAGATAAACGCATTCAGGCCGTGCCCTATTCGGGGTTTGATCAGTCGACCAGCTTTAAGCGTATTTTAAATTCAGAAGGCTTAGATCAAGAATTTAAACAAAGCTATTATACAGGATATAGCTATGCTTTGGCGAAAGACGGCGAGTCTTCCAAAATGGACGGCGAAGGATTTTTTGCTCGTCGTTTTAAAGACATTGATGTGAAAGAAGTGACTCAAACAAGTGTAGAGAAAGCGATTTCGCGCTTAGGAGCGGTAAAACCAGAAACAGGTCATTTCCCCGTGGTGATTGATCGCACTCAGTTCCCTATGGTCATTGCCATGTTCCGCGCTTACTTGTCGGCACAAGAAGTTGACGAAGGAAAATCTTTGTTCGAGGGGAAATTGGGACAGAAAGTCGCCAGCGATAAGTTCACTTTGATTGATGATCCCTTTGAAACTCGTGGAAGTGCGGTTCGTCCGTTTGACGACGAGGGTTCTCCGACTCAAAAAACGGTTTTATTTGAAAACGGAGTTCTTAAGAATTTTCTAACAAATATCGAGTACTCGAAGAAAATGAATCTGCCACACACTTCAAGTGCGGCTCGTAGCCCGGCTTCTCCGATGGGAATTGGCGCGACGAATTTAGTGGTAGCTAAAGGAACAAAGTCTTTAGAAGATCTTTTAAAAAAGTATCCAAAAGTGATCCACATGACCGAGTTCTCGGGTGGTTTGCATGCGGGCTATAAAGATACAACGGGTGATATTTCAATGCCGGCAGAAGGTTTTTTATATGAAAATGGCAAGAAGGTCGCAGCCATTGATCAGTTTGTGATGTCCGGAAATGTGTTGGACCTTTTAAGGGATATTGAAGAGCTTAGCAATGAATACAACCGTGAGGGGTCATCGACGATCTGTCCAGATGTGTTGGTTAAATCGATGAGTTTCGCCGGAAAATAA